The Desulfocurvus vexinensis DSM 17965 genome segment GGAACGCATGGTCCGCCGCCACCCCGAGCAGTGGTACTGGCTGCACAAGCGCTGGAAAACCCAGCCCCCCGAGGGCTGGACCTACAGCCCCCCGGAAACCTGAAGCATCACTTGAGCTTTACAGAAGGGAACCCTGCCATGGCACACCAGACGGACACAGCATCCACGGCCCGCCTGCTGGCCGTGGCCCAGGGCCGGGAGCCCGCCGACCTCGTGATTCGCGGGGCGCAGCTGGTCAACGTGCTTTCAGGCGAGATTCACCGGGCCGACGTGGCCGTGGTGGACGGCCTCGTGGCCGCCGTGGACACGCCGGGGGAACCCGGCCCGGCCCGGCGCGAGGCCCGGCGCGAGGTGGACGCCGCCGGACGCTGGCTCTGCCCGGGGC includes the following:
- a CDS encoding amidohydrolase family protein — translated: MAHQTDTASTARLLAVAQGREPADLVIRGAQLVNVLSGEIHRADVAVVDGLVAAVDTPGEPGPARREARREVDAAGRWLCPGLVEGHIHVESTLLTPARFARVAAEHGTAAVVCDPHEVANVLGEAGVCWMLDATRGLPVAFFVMVPSCVL